A region from the Salvelinus fontinalis isolate EN_2023a chromosome 23, ASM2944872v1, whole genome shotgun sequence genome encodes:
- the LOC129820947 gene encoding LIM and senescent cell antigen-like-containing domain protein 1 isoform X3, whose product MNSLRLKELSNSDLYRRRQERPDSYESIASNSLSNMANALANAMCERCKSGFAPAEKIVNSNGELYHEGCFVCAQCFQQFPEGLFYEFEGRKYCEHDFQMLFAPCCHQCGEFIIGRVIKAMNNSWHPDCFCCDLCQAVLADVGFVKNAGRHLCRPCHNREKARGLGKYICQKCHAIIEEQPLLFKNDPYHPDHFNCNNCGKELTADARELKGELYCLPCHDKMGVPICGACRRPIEGRVVNAMGKQWHVEHFVCAKCEKPFLGHRHYERKGLAYCETHYNQLFGDVCYHCNRVIEGDVVSALNKAWCVNCFACSTCNTKLTLKDKFVEVDLKPVCKHCYERLPDDMKRRLAKQEKEKKKKMPMCL is encoded by the exons CAACATGGCCAATGCCCTGGCCAATGCGATGTGTGAGCGCTGTAAGAGTGGCTTTGCCCCGGCAGAGAAGATCGTCAACAGCAACGGGGAGCTGTACCATGAGGGGTGCTTCGTATGTGCTCAGTGCTTCCAGCAGTTCCCCGAAGGTCTCTTCTATGAG TTTGAGGGCAGGAAGTACTGCGAGCACGACTTCCAGATGTTGTTTGCTCCCTGCTGCCACCAATGTG ggGAGTTTATCATTGGTCGTGTGATTAAGGCGATGAACAACAGTTGGCACCCTGACTGTTTCTGCTGTGACCTCTGCCAGGCCGTACTGGCTGACGTGGGCTTCGTCAAGAACGCCGGCAG acaCCTGTGTCGCCCGTGTCATAACCGTGAGAAGGCCCGTGGTCTGGGGAAGTACATCTGTCAGAAGTGCCACGCTATCATCGAGGAGCAGCCGCTGCTGTTCAAGAACGACCCCTACCACCCCGATCACTTCAACTGCAACAACTGCGG TAAGGAGCTGACTGCTGATGCCAGGGAGCTGAAAGGAGAGCTGTACTGCCTGCCCTGCCATGACAAGATGGGTGTTCCCATCTGTGGCGCTTGCAGGAGACCCATCGAGGGCCGCGTGGTCAATGCCATGGGCAAGCAGTGGCACGTCGAG cATTTTGTGTGTGCTAAGTGTGAGAAACCCTTCCTGGGCCATCGCCACTACGAACGCAAAGGACTGGCCTACTGTGAGACTCACTACAACCAG CTCTTTGGAGATGTCTGCTACCACTGCAACCGTGTCATTGAGGGTGATG TGGTGTCAGCCCTGAACAAGGCATGGTGTGTCAACTGCTTCGCCTGCTCCACCTGCAACACCAAGCTCACCCTAAA GGATAAGTTTGTAGAGGTGGATCTGAAGCCTGTGTGTAAACACTGCTACGAGCGCCTGCCAGACGACATGAAGCGCCGTCTTGCCAAACAAGAAaaagaaaagaagaagaaaatgccCATGTGTCTGTAA
- the LOC129820947 gene encoding LIM and senescent cell antigen-like-containing domain protein 1 isoform X4, protein MLGVVEEMTNGNGNMANALANAMCERCKSGFAPAEKIVNSNGELYHEGCFVCAQCFQQFPEGLFYEFEGRKYCEHDFQMLFAPCCHQCGEFIIGRVIKAMNNSWHPDCFCCDLCQAVLADVGFVKNAGRHLCRPCHNREKARGLGKYICQKCHAIIEEQPLLFKNDPYHPDHFNCNNCGKELTADARELKGELYCLPCHDKMGVPICGACRRPIEGRVVNAMGKQWHVEHFVCAKCEKPFLGHRHYERKGLAYCETHYNQLFGDVCYHCNRVIEGDVVSALNKAWCVNCFACSTCNTKLTLKDKFVEVDLKPVCKHCYERLPDDMKRRLAKQEKEKKKKMPMCL, encoded by the exons CAACATGGCCAATGCCCTGGCCAATGCGATGTGTGAGCGCTGTAAGAGTGGCTTTGCCCCGGCAGAGAAGATCGTCAACAGCAACGGGGAGCTGTACCATGAGGGGTGCTTCGTATGTGCTCAGTGCTTCCAGCAGTTCCCCGAAGGTCTCTTCTATGAG TTTGAGGGCAGGAAGTACTGCGAGCACGACTTCCAGATGTTGTTTGCTCCCTGCTGCCACCAATGTG ggGAGTTTATCATTGGTCGTGTGATTAAGGCGATGAACAACAGTTGGCACCCTGACTGTTTCTGCTGTGACCTCTGCCAGGCCGTACTGGCTGACGTGGGCTTCGTCAAGAACGCCGGCAG acaCCTGTGTCGCCCGTGTCATAACCGTGAGAAGGCCCGTGGTCTGGGGAAGTACATCTGTCAGAAGTGCCACGCTATCATCGAGGAGCAGCCGCTGCTGTTCAAGAACGACCCCTACCACCCCGATCACTTCAACTGCAACAACTGCGG TAAGGAGCTGACTGCTGATGCCAGGGAGCTGAAAGGAGAGCTGTACTGCCTGCCCTGCCATGACAAGATGGGTGTTCCCATCTGTGGCGCTTGCAGGAGACCCATCGAGGGCCGCGTGGTCAATGCCATGGGCAAGCAGTGGCACGTCGAG cATTTTGTGTGTGCTAAGTGTGAGAAACCCTTCCTGGGCCATCGCCACTACGAACGCAAAGGACTGGCCTACTGTGAGACTCACTACAACCAG CTCTTTGGAGATGTCTGCTACCACTGCAACCGTGTCATTGAGGGTGATG TGGTGTCAGCCCTGAACAAGGCATGGTGTGTCAACTGCTTCGCCTGCTCCACCTGCAACACCAAGCTCACCCTAAA GGATAAGTTTGTAGAGGTGGATCTGAAGCCTGTGTGTAAACACTGCTACGAGCGCCTGCCAGACGACATGAAGCGCCGTCTTGCCAAACAAGAAaaagaaaagaagaagaaaatgccCATGTGTCTGTAA